A region of Streptomyces halobius DNA encodes the following proteins:
- a CDS encoding pilin — protein MFAKLRRSRRRLIWPVGRWTIRLTFITALTVFVLLASSSQVWAVANIPTVIRNLRNWIVGMLSGLATLFLTFGGLRYLMAGGDPGEVESAKRALKAAAIGYGLAILAPALVTVLQGIVGAGGNGGGGK, from the coding sequence ATGTTCGCGAAACTTCGCCGGTCACGCCGACGGCTGATCTGGCCGGTGGGCCGCTGGACGATCCGGCTCACCTTCATCACCGCACTGACCGTGTTCGTGCTGCTGGCGAGCTCTTCGCAGGTGTGGGCGGTCGCGAACATCCCGACCGTGATCAGGAATCTGCGGAACTGGATCGTCGGCATGCTCTCCGGGCTCGCCACGTTGTTTCTCACCTTCGGCGGGCTGCGCTACCTGATGGCCGGAGGCGATCCCGGTGAAGTCGAGTCCGCCAAGCGGGCCTTGAAGGCCGCGGCCATCGGCTACGGGCTGGCGATCCTGGCCCCCGCCCTGGTCACCGTGCTACAAGGCATCGTCGGCGCAGGCGGCAACGGCGGTGGCGGAAAGTGA
- a CDS encoding TRM11 family SAM-dependent methyltransferase — protein sequence MTLPLSVWNTAPTSAPAQRKGRYLPGSAAHPAKMLPGIAAHAITTYTRPGDLVLDPMCGIGTTLVEALHLGRNAVGVEYEPKWAHLARLNAAAAAHEGGTEGAVCTGDARQLTSLVPPALHGQVDLVVTSPPYGPSVHGQVRSTRETGERGVVKKDFRYSHDPTNLAHVSTAHLLDAFTQILTQCRTVLRPGGTVVVTTRPWRERGELIDLPSAVLAAGKAAGLTPTERCVALLAGIRDSHLVTRPSFFQMKNVRDARRQGIPLSAVQHEDVLVFTKLTGKPCPKSGDSTCAAAFRSRTCPGRPRRDH from the coding sequence GTGACGCTTCCCCTCTCGGTGTGGAACACCGCCCCCACCTCCGCCCCCGCCCAACGCAAAGGCCGCTACCTCCCCGGCTCGGCCGCCCACCCCGCCAAAATGCTCCCCGGCATCGCCGCTCACGCCATCACTACCTACACCCGCCCCGGTGATCTGGTCCTTGACCCGATGTGCGGCATCGGCACCACCCTCGTCGAAGCCCTTCACCTCGGCCGCAACGCCGTCGGCGTCGAATACGAACCGAAGTGGGCCCACCTCGCCCGCCTCAATGCCGCTGCAGCCGCACACGAAGGCGGCACAGAGGGTGCAGTCTGTACCGGAGACGCCCGTCAGCTCACCAGCCTCGTCCCGCCCGCACTCCACGGCCAGGTGGACCTGGTGGTGACGTCACCGCCTTACGGGCCCAGCGTCCACGGACAGGTCCGCTCCACCCGGGAGACCGGCGAACGCGGCGTGGTCAAGAAGGACTTCCGCTACAGCCACGACCCCACCAACCTCGCCCACGTCTCCACCGCCCACCTCCTGGACGCCTTCACTCAGATCCTCACCCAGTGCCGCACCGTGCTCCGCCCCGGCGGCACAGTCGTCGTCACCACCCGCCCCTGGCGCGAACGCGGCGAACTCATCGACCTGCCCTCCGCCGTCCTCGCCGCAGGCAAAGCCGCCGGCCTCACCCCCACCGAACGGTGCGTCGCCCTCCTCGCCGGCATCCGCGACAGCCACCTGGTAACCCGCCCCTCGTTCTTCCAGATGAAGAACGTCCGCGACGCCCGCCGACAGGGCATCCCCCTCTCCGCCGTGCAGCACGAGGACGTTCTGGTCTTCACCAAGCTAACCGGCAAGCCATGCCCCAAGAGCGGCGACTCGACGTGCGCTGCGGCGTTCCGCTCCCGAACCTGCCCCGGCAGACCCCGTCGTGACCACTGA
- a CDS encoding recombinase family protein, with product MVHFAFAGRCSTEDLQDPETSRNWQLTRARALIEPAGGKIVTEYFDAGHSRALPWKRRPQAAALLKALRDPHRGFDAVVIGEPQRTFYGNQFGNTFPLFVHFGIPLWVPEVGGAIDPNNEAHDLVMSVFGGMSKGERNRIKIRVRTAMASQAQIEGRYLGGRPPYGYRIADAGPHPNPAKAADGKRLHRLEPDPAAAPVVVRIFTDYLRGKGYYAIAESLTRDGIPCPSAHDRARNPHRPGHDWSKGAVRAILRNPRYTGHEVWSKQRKDEVLLDIEDVTLGHRTRLAWNTPDQWVWSAQPVHEPLISMEIFTRAQAKNSARGSAASERSPRPTDRPYALRGRLRCGICRRRMQGNYNNGQPYYRCRYTAEYAKNTALNHPLTVYLRQNELLPVLDAWIARFFAPGHLGRTLQAMCESQQRHSPTDPALEAARRTITETNRSIAQYRAALDAGADPVIVAGWITSAQNEQAAARQQLVAAARS from the coding sequence ATGGTCCACTTCGCTTTCGCCGGACGCTGCTCCACCGAGGACCTCCAGGACCCTGAGACCTCCCGCAACTGGCAGCTCACCCGCGCCCGCGCCCTCATTGAACCCGCCGGGGGCAAGATCGTCACCGAGTACTTCGACGCCGGCCACTCCCGCGCCCTGCCCTGGAAACGCCGCCCCCAAGCAGCCGCACTGCTCAAAGCTCTCCGCGACCCGCACCGCGGTTTCGATGCCGTCGTCATCGGAGAGCCCCAGCGCACCTTCTACGGCAACCAGTTCGGCAACACCTTCCCCCTCTTCGTCCACTTCGGCATCCCGCTGTGGGTCCCCGAGGTCGGCGGAGCCATCGACCCGAACAATGAGGCCCACGACTTGGTCATGTCCGTCTTCGGCGGCATGAGCAAGGGCGAACGCAACCGCATCAAGATCCGCGTGCGCACCGCCATGGCCTCCCAAGCCCAGATCGAAGGCCGCTACCTCGGCGGCAGACCCCCCTACGGCTACCGGATCGCCGATGCGGGCCCGCATCCCAACCCGGCCAAGGCCGCCGACGGAAAACGCCTCCACCGTCTCGAACCCGACCCCGCAGCCGCACCCGTCGTCGTCCGCATCTTCACCGACTACCTCCGCGGCAAGGGGTACTACGCCATCGCCGAGAGCCTGACCCGTGACGGCATCCCGTGCCCCTCCGCCCACGACCGCGCCCGCAACCCCCACCGCCCCGGCCACGACTGGTCCAAGGGCGCCGTGCGCGCGATCCTCCGCAACCCCCGCTACACCGGCCACGAGGTCTGGAGCAAGCAACGCAAGGACGAAGTCCTCCTCGACATCGAGGACGTCACCCTCGGCCACCGCACCAGACTCGCCTGGAACACTCCGGACCAGTGGGTCTGGTCGGCGCAGCCCGTGCATGAGCCGCTGATCAGTATGGAGATCTTCACCCGCGCCCAGGCCAAGAACTCCGCCCGCGGCTCGGCGGCGTCCGAGCGCAGCCCGCGCCCCACCGACCGGCCCTACGCGCTCCGTGGTCGGCTGCGCTGCGGCATCTGCCGTCGCAGGATGCAGGGCAACTACAACAACGGCCAGCCGTACTACCGCTGCCGCTACACCGCTGAATACGCCAAGAACACGGCGCTCAACCACCCTCTGACCGTCTACCTGCGGCAGAACGAGCTCCTGCCGGTACTCGATGCCTGGATTGCCCGTTTCTTCGCGCCCGGGCATCTGGGCCGCACCCTCCAGGCCATGTGTGAGAGTCAGCAGCGGCACTCGCCAACCGACCCTGCCCTGGAAGCGGCACGGCGGACCATCACAGAGACGAATCGCAGCATCGCCCAATACCGGGCCGCGCTGGACGCCGGAGCCGACCCCGTCATCGTCGCCGGCTGGATCACGTCTGCCCAAAACGAGCAGGCCGCCGCCCGACAGCAACTCGTCGCAGCGGCACGCTCTTAA
- a CDS encoding DUF2254 family protein — translation MTFIGVVFSISLVAVRMTSGQLTPRVVRIVLRSWISKLTLTLFPATSLSSLLVLISHEREGRCAADHLGAAGAEPTDSGAGGLSLLLFIAYVSAMLQVVRVVDRIARQVVVLCPRLGLRQLSDLALWAISPAVNDPTTAVQRLDRIVQLPGHGGGPAPRAVHYRDGKSVVRLVQDVPGWRDLVDLGLAGIRACAIGSPQGTRRLLAGIDELLRLAPEDRREPLVRHRTPCSRRWSARCRRPPSGGSCRIRSAGVRGESREVGGDGRGTWLPGAGGLRQQVVVGEVALRGRRSAGGPSSTGRPRSSPGARPLRRHRSGSCRSRRGVRGRRASGVCRGRPCRCGSGAEVEFGEGDVGVGDGQGGPRCAWCVRPVERRPEVGERRAAERRQGGHVRCRVARWW, via the coding sequence ATGACCTTCATCGGCGTCGTTTTCAGCATTTCGCTGGTCGCGGTGCGGATGACGAGCGGGCAGCTCACTCCTCGGGTGGTGCGGATCGTTCTCCGGAGCTGGATCAGCAAGCTCACGCTCACCCTCTTTCCGGCCACGTCTCTGTCCTCGCTGCTGGTCCTGATCTCGCACGAGAGAGAGGGTCGATGTGCGGCGGATCACCTCGGTGCCGCTGGTGCAGAGCCTACTGACTCTGGTGCTGGTGGGCTCAGCCTGCTGCTGTTCATTGCGTATGTGTCGGCGATGCTGCAGGTGGTACGGGTGGTCGACCGGATCGCACGGCAGGTGGTCGTGCTGTGCCCACGGCTTGGGTTGCGGCAGCTTTCGGATCTCGCGCTGTGGGCGATATCGCCTGCTGTGAATGATCCGACGACAGCCGTGCAGCGTCTGGACCGGATTGTGCAACTTCCTGGCCATGGTGGTGGGCCAGCCCCTCGGGCGGTGCATTACCGGGACGGGAAGAGTGTGGTGCGGTTGGTGCAGGACGTTCCGGGGTGGCGAGATCTGGTGGATCTTGGGCTCGCGGGGATTCGGGCGTGCGCGATCGGGAGTCCTCAGGGGACGCGGCGGCTGCTGGCCGGGATCGATGAACTGTTGCGGCTCGCGCCGGAGGATCGGCGGGAGCCGCTGGTGCGGCACCGTACGCCCTGTTCCAGGCGGTGGAGCGCACGGTGCCGACGGCCGCCGAGCGGCGGTTCGTGTCGTATCCGGTCGGCAGGGGTTCGGGGAGAGAGTCGGGAGGTGGGCGGGGACGGGCGAGGGACCTGGCTGCCTGGGGCTGGCGGCTTACGGCAGCAGGTGGTCGTCGGGGAAGTTGCGTTGCGTGGGAGGCGGTCTGCCGGTGGGCCTTCGTCCACCGGCCGTCCTAGGAGTTCGCCAGGAGCTCGCCCCCTACGAAGACACCGCTCCGGGAGTTGCCGAAGCCGCCGAGGAGTTCGCGGTCGCCGGGCAAGCGGAGTGTGCCGTGGACGGCCTTGTAGGTGCGGATCTGGGGCCGAAGTCGAGTTTGGAGAAGGGGACGTTGGGGTCGGTGATGGCCAAGGAGGGCCACGCTGCGCGTGGTGCGTACGGCCGGTGGAGAGGCGACCAGAAGTCGGCGAACGCAGGGCCGCTGAGCGGCGCCAGGGGGGACACGTGCGTTGCCGTGTTGCCAGGTGGTGGTGA
- a CDS encoding chorismate mutase: MSEGTAQAADDAASVADEAARERLLYLRSSIDNLDAALVHLLAERFKCTQQVGELKARHSLPPADPAREAAQIERLRRLAADARLDPAFAEKFLNFIIGEVVRHHRAIADRTPEEPDGPAVG; encoded by the coding sequence ATGAGCGAAGGGACAGCACAGGCGGCCGACGACGCGGCCTCCGTCGCCGACGAGGCAGCCCGCGAGCGGCTGCTCTATCTGCGCAGCAGCATCGACAACCTCGACGCGGCCCTGGTGCATCTGCTCGCCGAGCGTTTCAAGTGCACCCAGCAGGTCGGCGAGCTCAAGGCCCGGCACAGCCTGCCGCCCGCCGACCCGGCCCGTGAGGCGGCACAGATCGAGCGGCTGCGCAGACTGGCGGCGGACGCCCGGCTGGACCCGGCGTTCGCGGAAAAGTTCCTCAACTTCATCATCGGCGAGGTCGTTCGCCACCACCGGGCGATCGCCGACCGCACACCGGAGGAGCCGGACGGACCGGCCGTCGGCTGA
- the fdhD gene encoding formate dehydrogenase accessory sulfurtransferase FdhD → MGRVTERRRVIRVRDGVVSTRPDTLVAEEPLEIRLGGKPLAITMRTPGDDFALAAGFLVSEGVLASADELANIVYCAGAAEDGRNTYNVVDVRLADGVPVPDITLERNVYTTSSCGLCGKASLDAVRTSARWTLDTSPDTPVRIEPATLATLPDRLRAAQRVFDRTGGLHAAALFTPDGELLDVREDVGRHNAVDKVVGRALQQGLLPLSSCVLMVSGRASFELAQKAVMAGIPVLAAVSAPSSLAVDLAAETGLTLVGFLRGASMNVYAGEHRLALRATTATTSTG, encoded by the coding sequence ATGGGACGGGTCACCGAGCGACGTCGCGTCATCCGGGTCCGCGACGGTGTCGTGAGCACCCGACCGGACACCCTCGTCGCCGAGGAGCCACTGGAGATCCGCCTGGGCGGCAAGCCGCTGGCGATCACCATGCGTACGCCCGGCGACGACTTCGCACTGGCCGCCGGCTTCCTCGTCAGCGAGGGCGTGCTGGCGAGCGCCGACGAGCTGGCGAACATCGTCTACTGCGCGGGAGCGGCTGAGGACGGGCGGAACACGTACAACGTCGTCGATGTGCGGCTCGCGGACGGGGTGCCCGTCCCGGACATCACCCTGGAACGCAACGTCTATACGACGTCCTCCTGCGGACTGTGCGGCAAGGCCAGCCTGGACGCGGTCCGCACCAGCGCCCGCTGGACCCTGGACACCTCGCCCGACACCCCGGTCCGCATCGAACCGGCGACGCTGGCCACCCTCCCCGACCGGCTGCGGGCCGCCCAGCGCGTCTTCGACCGGACGGGGGGCCTGCACGCCGCCGCGCTGTTCACCCCGGATGGCGAACTGCTGGACGTCCGGGAGGACGTGGGACGTCACAACGCCGTCGACAAAGTCGTCGGGCGCGCGCTGCAACAGGGGCTCCTGCCGCTGTCCTCGTGCGTGCTGATGGTGTCCGGCCGGGCGTCGTTCGAGCTGGCGCAGAAGGCCGTGATGGCGGGCATCCCCGTCCTCGCCGCGGTGTCCGCCCCCTCCTCGCTCGCCGTCGACCTGGCCGCGGAGACCGGGCTGACCCTGGTCGGGTTCCTGCGGGGAGCGTCCATGAACGTGTACGCCGGCGAGCACCGCCTCGCCCTGCGCGCCACGACCGCTACCACCTCCACGGGCTGA
- a CDS encoding MarR family winged helix-turn-helix transcriptional regulator yields the protein MSDLPYAPSRIRALPSWLLGRAAARGHRLVADALAAEGMRMMHHAVLSAVAELGPVSQAELGRTLGIDPKDMVAIVNDLQKDELVTRTPDPNDRRKNAIGISAAGRRRLRRTQRLGDEANAELTAALTPEERAQLIDLLTRIAAPRE from the coding sequence ATGTCCGACCTCCCGTACGCCCCCAGCCGTATCCGCGCTCTCCCCAGCTGGCTACTGGGCCGGGCCGCCGCCCGCGGCCACCGCCTCGTCGCCGATGCCCTCGCCGCCGAGGGCATGCGGATGATGCATCACGCCGTGCTCTCGGCAGTCGCCGAACTCGGCCCGGTCTCCCAGGCGGAGCTCGGACGGACGTTGGGCATCGACCCCAAGGACATGGTCGCCATCGTCAACGACCTCCAGAAGGACGAGCTGGTCACCCGCACCCCCGACCCCAACGACCGGCGCAAGAACGCCATCGGGATCTCGGCGGCGGGCCGCCGGCGGCTGCGTCGTACCCAGCGCCTCGGCGACGAAGCCAACGCGGAACTGACGGCGGCCCTGACCCCGGAGGAGCGGGCGCAGTTGATCGACCTGCTCACCCGTATTGCCGCGCCCAGGGAGTGA
- a CDS encoding quinone oxidoreductase family protein encodes MRRVRFHAYGGPEVLRVEEAEAPDPGPGELLVRTEAIGVTLPCVRRVRGDGDGGGDPLPGTPGGEIAGEVVALGPDVTGFAVGDRVTSLTLGGSYAELALAPAFLASRIPDDASAVRAVALVRPGHVALAALSTAAPTGAESVLITGAASGTGHLAVQLAKLQGVSRVVAAVSSTAKAEFLYGLGVDEVVTYDEAPWGEPVDIVLDGVGGDLLPRALAALAPGGRLIFFNSGGGTVPAYELLAGSKTITGLTMRRFSTVHRELYERHRARLWELAGAGRLRAVVHAELPLADAAKAHEIIEARANLGKVVLRP; translated from the coding sequence ATGCGCCGAGTCCGATTCCATGCCTACGGAGGCCCCGAAGTCCTGCGCGTCGAGGAGGCCGAGGCACCCGACCCCGGCCCCGGCGAACTGCTGGTGCGTACCGAGGCGATCGGCGTGACGCTGCCGTGCGTGCGGCGGGTGCGCGGCGACGGCGACGGAGGCGGTGATCCGCTGCCGGGCACGCCCGGTGGCGAGATCGCCGGTGAGGTCGTCGCACTCGGCCCCGACGTCACCGGATTCGCCGTCGGCGACCGCGTCACCTCGCTCACCCTCGGCGGCTCGTACGCCGAACTCGCCCTCGCCCCGGCCTTCCTGGCCAGCCGTATCCCCGACGACGCGAGCGCGGTGCGGGCGGTGGCGCTGGTCCGTCCCGGACATGTCGCGCTCGCCGCGCTGAGCACCGCCGCGCCGACCGGTGCCGAGTCCGTGCTGATCACCGGGGCGGCCAGCGGCACCGGGCACCTCGCCGTCCAACTGGCCAAGCTGCAGGGCGTGTCACGGGTGGTGGCCGCGGTCAGCTCCACGGCCAAGGCGGAGTTCCTGTACGGGCTCGGGGTCGACGAGGTGGTGACGTACGACGAGGCGCCTTGGGGCGAGCCGGTCGATATCGTCCTGGACGGTGTCGGCGGCGACCTGCTGCCGCGGGCCCTCGCCGCACTCGCTCCCGGCGGGCGGCTGATCTTCTTCAACTCCGGTGGCGGCACAGTCCCCGCGTACGAGCTGCTGGCGGGCTCCAAGACCATCACCGGGCTGACGATGCGGCGCTTCTCCACCGTCCATCGGGAGCTGTACGAGCGGCACCGCGCGCGGCTGTGGGAGCTGGCCGGTGCCGGGCGGCTGCGGGCGGTCGTCCATGCCGAACTGCCGCTGGCCGACGCCGCGAAGGCGCACGAGATCATCGAGGCGCGGGCCAATCTCGGCAAGGTGGTGCTCCGGCCATGA
- a CDS encoding exo-alpha-sialidase codes for MTSVLRAHPSPGSRPRRHRAAAVLAGLAAAALVLPPTSSAQAASDATSETPTASAASTVSIAPATPAPASPTSPAGGFDQQVLFKADHEQGYACFRIPAVVKSVRGTLLAFAEGRAHDCGDAGDIDLVLKRSTDGGRTWGPLQIINHGNGDTHGNPAPIVDHRTGHIVLAETYNKGRDDGLSCDVPCDRTPHLQYSDDDGATWSAPRDLTPAIRPPQWNSWYATGPVHGIQLTHGRHAGRLVFGINAESYADDRVTANHAALVHSDDGGATWRIGALDTWPIADDGTFRQKPSEMTLLERSDGSIYVNGREQDGTDLGHRDATVSRDGGNTFAAPFRAIPDLYSPMVQGSALRLPSSRYTDGGSRTLFAAPADPDRRRTMTIRSSWDEGRTWEGVDRGARVTGDWSGYSDMVAISPDVIGLLYEGGTADARDEIRFARFTEDWLGPRRGPDPTTRDDARGARPALVLGGAHTTDGVFGDALSFDGKDDAVRLPFRDSLPLGTHDFTCTLWFRYTATSGEQPLLWMGGVGSGSPQVALRADPAGGRITAHLTTVDGAAPPTTVQAATTKAYNDGAWHHLALRRAGGLLLLTVDGFDTVVVPDASGSVSQGSVFGVHLGQKPDSRAQFTGALDEVRVHRHALTDAELSAVRAADARPTGDLVLGLSLDEVRRGGRG; via the coding sequence ATGACGTCAGTTCTCCGCGCTCACCCCAGCCCCGGCAGCAGACCACGGCGACACCGCGCCGCCGCCGTGCTCGCCGGGCTGGCCGCCGCGGCCCTCGTCCTCCCCCCGACCTCCTCCGCACAGGCCGCGTCCGACGCGACGTCGGAAACGCCCACCGCATCCGCCGCATCCACCGTGTCCATCGCACCCGCCACACCCGCCCCGGCGTCCCCGACGTCCCCGGCGGGCGGCTTCGACCAGCAGGTCCTCTTCAAGGCCGACCACGAACAGGGCTATGCGTGCTTCCGCATACCGGCCGTCGTGAAGTCCGTACGCGGCACCCTCCTGGCCTTCGCCGAGGGCCGGGCCCACGACTGCGGCGACGCGGGCGACATCGACCTCGTCCTCAAACGCTCCACCGACGGCGGCCGCACCTGGGGTCCGCTCCAGATCATCAATCACGGCAACGGCGACACCCACGGCAATCCCGCCCCCATCGTGGACCACCGCACCGGACACATCGTCCTCGCCGAGACCTACAACAAGGGCCGCGACGACGGCCTCAGCTGTGACGTGCCCTGCGACCGCACCCCGCACCTCCAGTACAGCGACGACGACGGCGCCACCTGGTCCGCACCCCGCGATCTGACCCCCGCCATCCGTCCCCCACAGTGGAACTCCTGGTACGCCACCGGCCCCGTGCACGGCATCCAGCTCACCCATGGCCGGCACGCGGGCCGCCTGGTCTTCGGCATCAACGCCGAGAGCTACGCGGACGATCGCGTCACCGCCAACCACGCGGCCCTGGTCCACAGCGACGACGGCGGCGCCACCTGGCGGATCGGCGCCCTGGACACCTGGCCGATCGCCGACGACGGCACCTTCCGGCAAAAGCCCTCCGAAATGACGCTCCTGGAACGCTCCGACGGCTCGATCTACGTCAACGGCCGCGAACAGGACGGCACCGACCTGGGCCACCGGGACGCCACGGTCAGCCGCGACGGCGGCAACACCTTCGCCGCGCCGTTCCGCGCGATCCCCGACCTCTACAGCCCGATGGTGCAGGGCTCGGCGCTGCGTCTGCCGTCGTCCCGCTACACCGACGGCGGCAGCCGTACGCTCTTCGCGGCGCCCGCCGACCCCGATCGGCGCCGGACCATGACCATCCGCTCCTCCTGGGACGAGGGCCGCACCTGGGAGGGCGTCGACCGGGGCGCACGGGTGACCGGCGACTGGTCCGGCTACTCGGACATGGTCGCCATCTCACCCGACGTCATCGGGCTGCTCTACGAGGGCGGCACGGCGGACGCCCGCGACGAGATCCGCTTCGCCCGCTTCACCGAGGACTGGCTCGGCCCGCGCCGCGGCCCCGACCCGACGACCCGCGACGACGCCCGGGGCGCCCGCCCCGCACTCGTACTGGGCGGCGCACACACCACCGACGGCGTCTTCGGCGACGCGCTGTCCTTCGACGGCAAGGACGACGCCGTACGCCTGCCTTTCCGCGACTCCCTCCCGCTCGGCACCCACGACTTCACCTGCACGCTCTGGTTCCGCTACACCGCCACCAGCGGCGAGCAGCCGCTGCTGTGGATGGGCGGTGTGGGCAGCGGGTCCCCGCAGGTCGCACTGCGCGCCGACCCGGCGGGCGGCCGGATCACCGCGCACCTCACCACCGTTGACGGCGCCGCACCACCCACCACCGTGCAGGCCGCGACGACCAAGGCGTACAACGACGGCGCATGGCACCATCTCGCGCTGCGGCGCGCCGGCGGTCTGCTCCTGCTCACCGTGGACGGCTTCGACACCGTCGTCGTCCCGGACGCCTCCGGGTCGGTCAGCCAGGGCTCGGTCTTCGGCGTGCACCTCGGCCAGAAGCCGGACAGCCGAGCGCAGTTCACCGGTGCGCTGGACGAAGTACGCGTCCACCGGCACGCGCTGACCGACGCCGAGCTGTCCGCCGTACGCGCCGCCGATGCCAGGCCGACCGGCGACCTGGTCCTCGGGCTGTCGCTGGACGAGGTGCGTCGGGGCGGCCGGGGCTGA